The DNA segment GTGCTTGGCGTCGAAGATGTTCTGCTTGCAGAAGCCGCTGTCAACAACGTAGTAGAGGTTGGCAATAGTGATCGATGTCTCTGCGACGTTCGTGGCCAGTACGACCTTGCGGCACCCGGGTGGGGTGGGCTCGAACACCTTCGACTGCACCTCCTGCGGCATGGTGGCCGTGAGAGGCAGCACCATCAAGTCAGGCAACGGCGTGCTcacctgccgccgcagcatctCCATCCAGCGAAACAGCTGCTCCCCGCCCAGCTCGATCTCTTCCTGTCCAGTGAAAAAGACAAGGACGTCCCCTGGAGGCTCCTGCAGGTGAATCATCATGACCGTCTGCAGGGCGGCTCGCACGTAGTCGGTGGTGGGGTCGGTGAGGTAGTACGTCTCCACGGGGAACGTGCGACCCTCAATCCGAAAAGGCTCAGAGGCGCCAAAGTAGGCGCAGAACTTCTCCGTCTCGAGGGTGGCGGATGTCACCATCACCTTCAGCACCTCGTTcttccgcagcgcctgccgcaCGATGGCGAAGAGCAGATCGGTGCTGATGGATCGCTCGTGAGCCTCGTCGAGGATGATGACGCTGTAGCGTTGGAAGCTGTCGTCCAGCAGCGcttcgcgcagcagcatacCGTCCGTCATGTACTTTATCTTTGTCAGAGACGAGGTGACATCGCGGAAGCGAACGGTGTAACCGACCTCCTCGCCAAGGCGGCAGCCGTACTCCTCAGCGACGCGCATGGCAAGCGTCTCGGCGGCGACACGGCGGGGCTGCGTGCAGGCGATCATGCCTCGATCGGCGTACCCGTGCTCCGCCAGGTACTGCGGAATCTGCGTGgtcttgccgctgcctgtCTCTCCGACAAGTACGGTCACCCTGTGCGCATCTACGAAGTTCAGAAGAGCCTCCTTCTTCGCGTAAATCGGGAGGGagatgcgctgctcctgtATTGTCTGCATAGTCTCGGGCAGGCCAAAGCGCGGCTTGCGTCCAAAGCTGTGTTTCATCCACGGCGCCAGCTTCGTCGGCATATCCTGTGGTCGGaagccgccctcctccggcAGCGCGTTCAGCTCCGAGTGCAGAAGGGTGGGCTGTGCCGAGTACTCCTCGCTTTCAAGCGCCCCGCCTCTCCGTCCGTAGCGGTCCTCGTCGAGCACCGACCTATCATCGCGACCGCCCATGGTCGCCCCAAAGTCGTACTCGCGGAACTGCTGCTGGGTACGCTGCGCCTTGCGGGCAATGACGCGGCGCTCCATATTTATCTTCTCCTgcatctgcgccaccgcctccataCTGTTCAGCTTTGACGAGTCGCCCTGCTGACGCTGGGCGAGCCTGTCCAAGATGGCTTGACGATGCTGCGGCGTGCGGGCgtcacggagctgctgcgacggcagcggtgcacggTAGTTGATGCGACGGTGCAGCATCGAGGAGAAGCCCATGTTGCGCAAGAAGCGAGGTTCTTCGTCGTTCAGCTCCACGtcctgcgcgccgccgccttcttcctCGTTGTCCTCGGAGCGCAATTTGAGCAGCTCCGCTTCATCGGCAAGACCGCTGCGGACGTGCTGGGCGAGGCGGAACATCTCCTCTGGCGAGACCTTCATGGCATTCTTGCGCTCCGCAGTGGAGGTGTTCATGCTGGCCGTGTCAACGCCGCCGTGCatgtgacgctgctgctgctgatagGCAAGACGAGCCGCCTCCTCAGCGCTACGTTTGGCATCATCGGCCAGCAGCAATGACCCGACAGCGAGCCCTGTCTCTACCGTGTCCGTGGTGAGGCAATCGTGGAGGACGTGGTACAGCTGCTG comes from the Leishmania infantum JPCM5 genome chromosome 36 genome and includes:
- a CDS encoding pre-mRNA splicing factor ATP-dependent RNA helicase; protein product: MNVVDDTVAALGDDDAIAEQQNMSFLMKLQELYCKTVLYEQLEQMMGHPATQEESDGYLDDVEGLVKLYCSEREAAKKMVPQGEEADAAAQREEVTEQHILHSLSVAINGEAEADEQPDIPVSSIQQLYHVLHDCLTTDTVETGLAVGSLLLADDAKRSAEEAARLAYQQQQRHMHGGVDTASMNTSTAERKNAMKVSPEEMFRLAQHVRSGLADEAELLKLRSEDNEEEGGGAQDVELNDEEPRFLRNMGFSSMLHRRINYRAPLPSQQLRDARTPQHRQAILDRLAQRQQGDSSKLNSMEAVAQMQEKINMERRVIARKAQRTQQQFREYDFGATMGGRDDRSVLDEDRYGRRGGALESEEYSAQPTLLHSELNALPEEGGFRPQDMPTKLAPWMKHSFGRKPRFGLPETMQTIQEQRISLPIYAKKEALLNFVDAHRVTVLVGETGSGKTTQIPQYLAEHGYADRGMIACTQPRRVAAETLAMRVAEEYGCRLGEEVGYTVRFRDVTSSLTKIKYMTDGMLLREALLDDSFQRYSVIILDEAHERSISTDLLFAIVRQALRKNEVLKVMVTSATLETEKFCAYFGASEPFRIEGRTFPVETYYLTDPTTDYVRAALQTVMMIHLQEPPGDVLVFFTGQEEIELGGEQLFRWMEMLRRQVSTPLPDLMVLPLTATMPQEVQSKVFEPTPPGCRKVVLATNVAETSITIANLYYVVDSGFCKQNIFDAKHGIDQLKVMPVSQAQAKQRSGRAGRIGPGKCYRMYTEKQFTTDMVPETVPDIMRTSLFHVTLQLKAMGLDLLNLELMDCPPKGAIVSALEKLRYLEALDDDGLLTPLGSRMAQLSIDPSQSKTLLTAVDLGCSEPVLTIVSMLAVQKRGVFYRPRDQQDASDAARRQFMQPEGDQLTLMAVYDAWVENGMSEDWSKHNFLKHRMLVEARDTRDQLKEMLARRNQHISHENDTNLDEVRKSITAGYFFNAARRVDSHTRSYVTLSDRREVYVHPSSVLIDDPPKYVLYDDLRMTKREYMTELLAIEPKWLVELAPAFYARPKEGRLTKEQAAERFTPILKSWETGSSWRISRLKKQRR